The following DNA comes from Candidatus Margulisiibacteriota bacterium.
AGAGAGAATTGGCTTAGCTGCTGCTTAAAAACTATCGAACACTTGAATGTGGGAGGATTGTACAATGAGATTTGCGCTCATTAATCCTAACTGGTCATTAAACGGCGTTTTTTCTCCCGGATGCAATGAACCCCATCTTCCAATCGAGTATGGATATACAAAATCCCTGCTGGAAAAGAAAAAACATGAAGCAATTATAATTGATGGCCACTTCGAGAAACTAAGCATACAAGGGATTTATAATCGACTCATCAGGTTTGATCCTGACTTCGTAGTTATCACTACAGCGCCTAGTTATCTCTCCTGGCGAGACACTCCCCCGGAATTAATCATCCCGATTGAAACCATCAAGGTGCTTCACAACATACCTGCAACAAAAATTGCTGTCGGCCCCCACGGATCGTTAACTCCGGAAATAATACTCAGAAAGCTTGGCATTGATGCAGTAATTATTGGAGAATGCGAAGAAATAGTATCACTTTTTACAGATAAAAATCCGTTAACCTGGAAAAATATCCCCTCAATTTGCTATAAAAACCAGAATGAAATTATAGTTCAAGGTTCAGCATACGAATCAGACATGAATAACCTGACATCTCTATTATGGCCTGCAGAGCTACTTTCAAGGAATCACCACCAGCATAATCGTTTTAATTTCCCAGACCTATCTTCCGGGGCAGAAATAGAGGCTTCCCGAGGCAATCCAATGCCCACTTCAAATCCCTTTCGTAGCCGTTATAGGAAACGGCAGCTCAGTACCGTAATAAAAGAGCTGGATCATCTCATACATTGTGGCATAGAATATGTATATTTTATCGACGAATTGTTCCTGCCAGATACGGATCTCTTATTTGCCCTTGCTGAACGGCCCATAAAATTCGGTATACAAACTAGACTTGAGCTATGGACCAGGGAGCGATTAAATTTGCTGGGAATGTCAGGCTGCGTATCGATTGAAGCCGAAGTTAAGAATATCAGCGAGAAAAAATACCTGCTGCCAAATAATCAATATATCGTAACCTCGAAACAAATTATTGAACATATAATTTATACCAAAAAAAGAATACCTTTTGTGAAGGCAATGCTTATTGATTCAAAAAGCGATAATCCCGAACTAGTCGAAAATTGGAAAAAATACCTCCAGCATTTTGGTATCTGGGCAAATAAACCTGGCAACGAGTTCCCTTATCCCGGTACTGAAGACTATGAAAAACTATGGGGAGAACCAGATGACAAGGCTTGGGAAAAAGCATTTGAATACTTTGCAAAAAACTCTATAGGTAGCAATGATCTGCTGGAAGAACAGCTTACGCATCCATCGGAACTCGAAAAGAGATCGATTATCGAACAACGGATGCATATTACAAATTAAAAAATTGCTTAGTTAAATTTAAGTTACTAGAGCCCGCAGAATAGGCGGGCTCTAGTAACTTACTTTATAGGATCTTACTTTTACTAATTATTGTTATTTCTCAGAATAATCCGGCTTAATGTTGCTGAATAATCTGGCCGATTCAAAATAAACCGGCCAGATTGAGAATAATTAAAAAGTTTCAGATGC
Coding sequences within:
- a CDS encoding TIGR04295 family B12-binding domain-containing radical SAM protein; translated protein: MWEDCTMRFALINPNWSLNGVFSPGCNEPHLPIEYGYTKSLLEKKKHEAIIIDGHFEKLSIQGIYNRLIRFDPDFVVITTAPSYLSWRDTPPELIIPIETIKVLHNIPATKIAVGPHGSLTPEIILRKLGIDAVIIGECEEIVSLFTDKNPLTWKNIPSICYKNQNEIIVQGSAYESDMNNLTSLLWPAELLSRNHHQHNRFNFPDLSSGAEIEASRGNPMPTSNPFRSRYRKRQLSTVIKELDHLIHCGIEYVYFIDELFLPDTDLLFALAERPIKFGIQTRLELWTRERLNLLGMSGCVSIEAEVKNISEKKYLLPNNQYIVTSKQIIEHIIYTKKRIPFVKAMLIDSKSDNPELVENWKKYLQHFGIWANKPGNEFPYPGTEDYEKLWGEPDDKAWEKAFEYFAKNSIGSNDLLEEQLTHPSELEKRSIIEQRMHITN